Proteins from one Capricornis sumatraensis isolate serow.1 chromosome 2, serow.2, whole genome shotgun sequence genomic window:
- the OR10J5 gene encoding olfactory receptor 10J5 encodes MQRKNFTEVAEFIFLGFSIFGNHQITLFVVFLSTYIFTLTGNIIVITVICIDRHLHTPMYFFLSMLSSSETVYTLVIIPRMLSGLIFYNQPISLGSCATQMFFFAILAANSCFLLTVMGYDRYVAICKPLRYTVLMNKGVCARLVCGSFGTGLVMAVLHVTAMFNLPFCGTVVEHFFCDIYPVMKLSCIDTTVNEIINYGVSSFVIIVPVVLVFISYILIISSILKIPSVEGRKKTFATCASHLTVVVVHYGCAAIAYLKPKSENAIEEDLLLSVTYTIITPLLNPVVYSLRNKEVKDALRRAVGRNSS; translated from the coding sequence ATGCAGAGAAAGAACTTCACAGAAGTGGCAGAATTCatcttcctgggattctccatctttggaaatCACCAGATAACCCTCTTTGTGGTTTTCCTCTCCACCTACATTTTCACTCTGACTGGGAACATCATCGTTATCACTGTCATCTGCATTGACCGTCACCTCCACACTCCCATGTACTTCTTTCTGAGCATGCTGTCTAGCTCAGAGACGGTGTACACGCTGGTCATCATCCCACGAATGCTTTCTGGTCTCATTTTTTATAACCAGCCTATATCTTTGGGAAGCTGTGCAACTCAGATGTTCTTTTTTGCCATCTTGGCCGCTAATAGTTGCTTCTTGCTCACAGTAATGGGCTATGACCGttatgtggccatctgcaagcccctGAGGTACACAGTCCTCATGAACAAAGGAGTGTGTGCTAGGTTAGTCTGTGGGTCTTTTGGCACTGGTCTCGTTATGGCAGTTCTCCATGTAACGGCCATGTTCAACTTGCCCTTCTGTGGCACTGTGGTGGAGCACTTCTTCTGTGACATTTACCCAGTCATGAAACTTTCTTGTATTGATACCACTGTCAATGAGATCATCAATTATGGTGTAAGTTCATTTGTGATTATTGTGCCTGTTGTCCTGGTCTTCATTTCCTACATCCTCATTATCTCTTCCATCCTTAAGATACCCTCAGTCGAGGGCCGGAAGAAGACCTTTGCCACGTGTGCCTCTCACCTCACTGTGGTCGTTGTCCACTACGGCTGTGCTGCCATTGCCTATCTCAAGCCCAAATCAGAAAATGCAATAGAAGAAGATCTTCTTCTCTCTGTGACCTACACCATCATCACTCCCCTGCTGAACCCTGTTGTTTACAGTCTTAGGAACAAGGAGGTCAAGGATGCCCTGCGTAGAGCTGTGGGCAGAAACAGTTCTTAA